In the Enterococcus rotai genome, TTAGGATAGCCATTTGCTGCGACTACTACACCTAAACTGTATCCTGTTTGTTTCCATTTAATATTTGGTTGCTTACCATTTACTAAATCATCGATGACTTGGGCAAAATCGCTTTCTAAACGTTGTAGGACAACCTGGGTTTCTGGATCACCAAAACGAGCGTTAAATTCAATCACCTTTGGTCCCGTCTGGGTAGCAATCAAGCCAGCATATAAAATCCCTGTAAATGCTCTGCCTTCAGCTACCATCCCTTGGGCTGTCGGTTTTAGAATCGTTGCAATTGCTTCTGCAACTAACTCATCAGAAATTTGTGGTACAGGGCTATAAGCGCCCATCCCGCCCGTGTTCGGACCAAGATCATTTTCATAGGCTCGTTTATGATCTTGAGCAATCACCATCGGATAAACTTCTTGATTTCGAACAAAAGCCAATAAAGAAAATTCTTCTCCAGCTAAAAACTCTTCAATGACAACTTTGGCACCACTTGAACCAAACTTATTTTCTTCCAGCATCTCTTTTAAAGCTTCAATGGCTACTTCGACTGTCTCAGCTACTACAACGCCTTTGCCAGCTGCTAAACCATCCGCTTTAATAACAATTGGTGCTCCTTGTTCAAGGACGTAGGCTTGAGCTTTCGCAAAATCAAAGAACGTTCGATGGGCTGCTGTTGGTATATTGTATTTATTCATGATTGTTTTGGCAAAATCTTTAGAACCTTCGATAAAAGCTGCGGCTTTAAGTGGACCAAATGCCTTTAAACCACTAGCTGAAAAATCATCCACGATACCATTTAGTAATGGTATTTCAGGACCGACAAATGTCCAGTCTACATTATTTTCTTTTGCAAATTGAATTAAGCTCGCGTGATCATCTTCTGCAATATCTACTATTTGAATGCCATCTTTTTTCATTCCAGCATTGCCCATAGCACAAAATACGGTTGTAACTTTCGGACTTTGAATCAGCTTTTGCGCAATTGTGTGTTCTCTGCCGCCACTTCCAATGACTAAAATCGTTAATCCCATTGAATTCTCCTTTTAATGTCTAAAGTGTCTACTATCAGTAAAGACCATCGTAATACCATATTTATCTGCCATCTCGATCGATTCTTGATCCTTTATACTGCCACCTGGTTGAATAATTGCTTTTATCCCATGCTTACCTGCATACTCAACACTATCGCTCATTGGGAAAAAAGCATCACTCGCTAACACTGCCTGATCAACTTTAGTCCCAGCTTGATCGATCGCAATTTGAACCGACCCAACGCGATTCATTTGTCCTGCTCCGATCCCTAATGTTTGCTGACTATTTGCAACAACAATGGCATTGCTTTTTACATGCTTGACTGTTTTCCAAGCGAATTCTAGTGCTTTTAATTCTTCACTAGTTGGTTGACGTTTAGTTACTACTTTCCAGTTTTTTGCTTGTTCTTGAACGATATCTTGATTTTGAACTAGCAATCCACCTAAAACTGAAACAAATTCGTTTTCGATAGCTTGATCTTTTGCTGAAAAATCTAATGTCATTAAGCGAAGGTTCTTTTTGCTACTTAAAACACTAAAGGCTTCGTCTGAAAAACTCGGCGCAATAATAATTTCTAGAAATAATTTATGCATTTTTTCAGCCGTTTGTACATCTACTTCACGATTCAACACAATGATACCACCAAAAATCGAAACTGGATCTGCTTCATAAGCAGATTGATACGCTTCGTTGATTGTTTCTCCAACGCCAACACCGCAAGGGTTCATATGTTTGACTGCTACGACAGCTGGTTGATCAAATTCTCTAGAGATGCGAATAGCTGCATCAGCATCTTTAATATTATTATAAGATAATTCTTTACCGTGAAGTTGTTTAGCACTGGCAATTGAAAACGAAACGGGTAGTGCATTTTGATAAAAAGCCGCTTGTTGGTGACTATTTTCGCCATAACGCAATTCCTGCTTTAACTCATACGTAAGGGTCAATGTTTCAGTTTCTTTTTCACCAACAGCCTCCGTCAAATAATTGGCAATTAACGCATCATAGGCTGCTGTGTGACGAAACACTTTTGCTGCCAGCTTTTGTCTTGTCGCGAGGGTTGTTTCGCCATTTTCAGAAAGCTCTAGTAAGACTTGTTCATAATCTTTTGGATCTACGACCACCGTCACAAATTGATGATTTTTTGCAGCACTTCTTAACATGCTTGGTCCACCAATATCAATATTTTCAATCGCTTCTTCTCGTGTTACATCTTCTTTCAAAATTGTTTCTTTAAATGGATAAAGATTTACACAAACAAAATCGATTGGCTGAATGCCATGCGCTTCCATCGCTTCCATGTGATGACTCAGATCACGGCGACCTAATAAACCACCATGAATCTTTGGATGTAATGTTTTTACACGCCCATCCATCATCTCGGGGAAATCTGTTATTTCTTCAATACCGATTGTTGAAACCCCGGCTTGCTCAAGCACCGCTTTGGTCCCACCTGTCGAAATAATCTCAACACCTTGTTCCACCAATCCTTTAGCAAATGCAATGACACCTGCTTTATCTGAAACACTGATCAACGCTCTTTTCTTTATCATCAATGACTCTCTCCTTGCTGGGTTTTAATAAGTTGGGCCAAAACACTGGGAAATAGCTTATGCTCTATAGTATGGATTTTTTTTTCTAAAGAATCAAGGGTGTCAAAAGAAGTGATCCTGACTTTTTCTTGCGCTATAATTGGACCAGTATCAACACCGTCATCGACATAATGAATTGTTACACCCGTTTCTGGCACTTCTGCAAGAAAGGCATCTCTGATTCCGTGTAAACCAGGGAATTCAGGTAATAACGATGGATGAATATTGATCATTCGCTTTGAAAAAACTTCTAACAAAGTCGGTCCAATGATTCTCATATAGCCTGCTAAAACGACCAAATCTATTTGTTCTTCCTCAAGTAAATGAAGAATCTCTGCTTCATACATGGCTTTTGACTCAAAATCTTTCGGTGCAAATGAAATCACTGGAATCGACATGGCTCTTGCTCGCTGAACAACATAAGCATCTTTTTTGTCACAAAATAATAAAGTGATTTCTGCCTCGATTTCTCCAGCTGCTACAGCTTCAGCGATTGCTTGAAAATTACTCCCATTACCTGAGGCAAATATCGCTAACTTCATCTTTACACCTCTTTAAAAACAACAGCTTGTTTCGCTTTTTTAGTGATTTTTCCAATAATATGACTTGACTCATCTAGTTCATTTAAAATCGTTTGAACAACACTAACTTTTTCAGGCGAAACAGCTAAAACCATCCCAATTCCCATATTGAAAATTTCATACATCTCCATTGTTGGGATCTGACCATATTTTTCCAACGTTGTAAAAATGGGTAGCACGGGCCAGCTGCCAAGCTGTAACTCAGCTGATAGATTTTCTGGAAGCATTCTAGGGATATTTTCAACAAAACCACCACCAGTAATATGAGCAATACCATTCACTAATTCCTGTTTTATTAGTGGCAGTATTGACTTAACATAAATTTTTGTTGGCGTTAAAAGTACCGAACCCAAAGGCTTTTCATTTAACTCCGGAATTAGACTTTCTCCAGTAAATTGATGGGTTTTAAAGAAAATTTCCCGCACGAGTGAATACCCGTTTGAATGAATCCCGCTTGAAGATAAGCCAAGAAGAACGTCTCCTTCTCGAATGTTTTCACCTGTAATCAATTGCCGTTTTTCAGCGATGCCTACAGCAAATCCTGCTAGGTCATAATCATTTTCACCATACATGCCAGGCATTTCAGCAGTTTCACCGCCAATCAAAGCAGCACCCGCTTGAAGGCATCCTTCGGCGACACCTGCTACCACTTGTTCTAATCTTTCTGGTCGATTTTTTCCAGTCGCAATATAATCTAAAAAATAAAGCGGCTCAGCACCTTGTGCAACAATATCATTCACGCACATCGCCACACAATCGATCCCAATCGTATCATGTTTGTTTTCTTGAATCGCCACCATTAATTTGGTTCCCACACCATCTGTCCCCGAGACCAAGACAGGCTCCTTCACTTCCACCGCACTTAAATCAAAACAACCACCAAAACCACCTAACGCCCCCATCACACCGATTCGTTCGGTTCGTTTCACATGTTTCTTGATTCTTTCCACGACTTCATAGCCTGCTTCAACATCAACGCCTGCTTTTGTATAGGCATTTCCCATTTATGGTTCCTCCTACAATCATTTTCTACTCTTCAATTTAATGTGGCAAAACTGTTTTTCTCTTTTAATGATGCTTGATAGTTCATTTCATAATCATATAACGGCGTTGGATAATCGCCATTAAAATAAGCCATACAAAGTCCAGAATAAGGTGCATCATAATTCAACCCAATTGAATCAATCAGTCCTTGCTCACTTAAAAAGCCTAACGAATCAGCTTTGATCAGCTGTTCTATTTCAGAAACAGAATGGTTGGCCGCAATCAATTCTTTCCTTGTTTGAATATCGATCCCATAAAAACAAGGAAATCTTAATGGAGGTGACGCAATGCGGACATGAACTTCTTTTGCCCCAGCATCTTTAAGTAATTGAACAATCCGACGACTAGTTGTGCCCCGCACGATTGAATCATCTACCATGATCACTCGTTTTCCTTCGACAACACCACGAACTGCTGACAGCTTCATTCTGACCCCTTGTTCTCGCAATTCTTGAGTAGGTTGGATGAAGGTTCGCGCGATATATTGATTTTTCACTAAGCCCATTTCATAAGGAATACCACTTGCTTCCGCATAACCACTTGCAGCAGAAAGCGAAGAATTCGGGACTCCTACTACCATATCTGCTTCAACTGGCGCTTCTTGCGCTAAACGTTTCCCCATATTTTTACGTGCAGTATGGACATTTACTCCTGCAATATTTGAATCAGGTCTTGCAAAGTAAATGTATTCCATTGAGCAAATCGAATATTGCGTTTCTTGCGTATACTGTTCTATTTTGTACCCAGAATCATCAATAATGATCAATTCTCCCGGTCCTACATCTCGAACAAAAGTAGCACCGATCACTTCTAGAGCGCAGGTTTCACTTGTGACGACATAAGCACCATTTTTCATTTGACCAATAGACAATGGTCGAAATGCATTTGGATCAAGAGCCGCTATCATCGCAGTTTCAGTCATCAAAAGATAAGCAAATCCACCTTTAACAGTCTGTAAACTTTCTTTTAGCTGATCGATAAATGTTGGTTGTTTACTACGTCGAATCAAATGCATCAAGATTTCCGTATCAGAATTTGAATGAAAGATCGCACCATTTTGCTCTAACTCTTTTCTCAAGCTTTTTGCATTGGTTAAATTACCGTTATGAGCTAAGCCACAAGCACCATCATAAAATTTGAATAAAAATGGTTGGATATTATCGACACTGCCATTACCAGCTGTAGCATAGCGAACATGGCCGATTGCGGCATGACCACTTAAAGAGGCTAAAGATCGATCATCTTTAAACACTTCTGATAACAACCCTAGTCCTCGATAGCCATTTAGCCTACCATCTTGATTAGAGACAATACCAGCTCCTTCTTGCCCTCGATGCTGTAAGCTATGCAAACCAAAATAGGTCACTCGAGCTGCATCTGGGTGTCCCCAAATACCAAAAATACC is a window encoding:
- the purD gene encoding phosphoribosylamine--glycine ligase: MGLTILVIGSGGREHTIAQKLIQSPKVTTVFCAMGNAGMKKDGIQIVDIAEDDHASLIQFAKENNVDWTFVGPEIPLLNGIVDDFSASGLKAFGPLKAAAFIEGSKDFAKTIMNKYNIPTAAHRTFFDFAKAQAYVLEQGAPIVIKADGLAAGKGVVVAETVEVAIEALKEMLEENKFGSSGAKVVIEEFLAGEEFSLLAFVRNQEVYPMVIAQDHKRAYENDLGPNTGGMGAYSPVPQISDELVAEAIATILKPTAQGMVAEGRAFTGILYAGLIATQTGPKVIEFNARFGDPETQVVLQRLESDFAQVIDDLVNGKQPNIKWKQTGYSLGVVVAANGYPNQYEKNHLIPDFSTIETEQVYYAGVKEEGGQLISNGGRIYLVEASGETLKQAQEAVYKVLDTVDTTGTFYRDDIGFKGINPAG
- the purH gene encoding bifunctional phosphoribosylaminoimidazolecarboxamide formyltransferase/IMP cyclohydrolase, producing MIKKRALISVSDKAGVIAFAKGLVEQGVEIISTGGTKAVLEQAGVSTIGIEEITDFPEMMDGRVKTLHPKIHGGLLGRRDLSHHMEAMEAHGIQPIDFVCVNLYPFKETILKEDVTREEAIENIDIGGPSMLRSAAKNHQFVTVVVDPKDYEQVLLELSENGETTLATRQKLAAKVFRHTAAYDALIANYLTEAVGEKETETLTLTYELKQELRYGENSHQQAAFYQNALPVSFSIASAKQLHGKELSYNNIKDADAAIRISREFDQPAVVAVKHMNPCGVGVGETINEAYQSAYEADPVSIFGGIIVLNREVDVQTAEKMHKLFLEIIIAPSFSDEAFSVLSSKKNLRLMTLDFSAKDQAIENEFVSVLGGLLVQNQDIVQEQAKNWKVVTKRQPTSEELKALEFAWKTVKHVKSNAIVVANSQQTLGIGAGQMNRVGSVQIAIDQAGTKVDQAVLASDAFFPMSDSVEYAGKHGIKAIIQPGGSIKDQESIEMADKYGITMVFTDSRHFRH
- the purN gene encoding phosphoribosylglycinamide formyltransferase, yielding MKLAIFASGNGSNFQAIAEAVAAGEIEAEITLLFCDKKDAYVVQRARAMSIPVISFAPKDFESKAMYEAEILHLLEEEQIDLVVLAGYMRIIGPTLLEVFSKRMINIHPSLLPEFPGLHGIRDAFLAEVPETGVTIHYVDDGVDTGPIIAQEKVRITSFDTLDSLEKKIHTIEHKLFPSVLAQLIKTQQGESH
- the purM gene encoding phosphoribosylformylglycinamidine cyclo-ligase: MGNAYTKAGVDVEAGYEVVERIKKHVKRTERIGVMGALGGFGGCFDLSAVEVKEPVLVSGTDGVGTKLMVAIQENKHDTIGIDCVAMCVNDIVAQGAEPLYFLDYIATGKNRPERLEQVVAGVAEGCLQAGAALIGGETAEMPGMYGENDYDLAGFAVGIAEKRQLITGENIREGDVLLGLSSSGIHSNGYSLVREIFFKTHQFTGESLIPELNEKPLGSVLLTPTKIYVKSILPLIKQELVNGIAHITGGGFVENIPRMLPENLSAELQLGSWPVLPIFTTLEKYGQIPTMEMYEIFNMGIGMVLAVSPEKVSVVQTILNELDESSHIIGKITKKAKQAVVFKEV
- the purF gene encoding amidophosphoribosyltransferase codes for the protein MSYEVKSLNEECGIFGIWGHPDAARVTYFGLHSLQHRGQEGAGIVSNQDGRLNGYRGLGLLSEVFKDDRSLASLSGHAAIGHVRYATAGNGSVDNIQPFLFKFYDGACGLAHNGNLTNAKSLRKELEQNGAIFHSNSDTEILMHLIRRSKQPTFIDQLKESLQTVKGGFAYLLMTETAMIAALDPNAFRPLSIGQMKNGAYVVTSETCALEVIGATFVRDVGPGELIIIDDSGYKIEQYTQETQYSICSMEYIYFARPDSNIAGVNVHTARKNMGKRLAQEAPVEADMVVGVPNSSLSAASGYAEASGIPYEMGLVKNQYIARTFIQPTQELREQGVRMKLSAVRGVVEGKRVIMVDDSIVRGTTSRRIVQLLKDAGAKEVHVRIASPPLRFPCFYGIDIQTRKELIAANHSVSEIEQLIKADSLGFLSEQGLIDSIGLNYDAPYSGLCMAYFNGDYPTPLYDYEMNYQASLKEKNSFATLN